The Gilliamella apicola genome window below encodes:
- the bamE gene encoding outer membrane protein assembly factor BamE, with protein MPFRKFTSLAILTSILLTGCSAVDHWVYRPDINQGNYVTPEAIDLLKVGQTKDQVVFILGAPMLTSIFGDNVWYYVFRQQPQHESISQRTYAIYFNEMGIVTDIKVSALDGSKSLEEMNKQEISDRIGIQSDDDSDSGD; from the coding sequence ATGCCGTTTCGTAAATTTACCTCGCTTGCAATTTTAACTAGTATTTTATTAACTGGTTGTTCAGCCGTTGATCATTGGGTGTATCGACCTGACATCAATCAAGGTAATTATGTAACACCAGAAGCAATTGATTTATTGAAAGTGGGTCAAACTAAAGATCAAGTTGTCTTTATTTTGGGTGCACCGATGTTAACTTCTATTTTTGGTGATAACGTTTGGTATTATGTTTTCCGTCAACAACCACAACATGAAAGTATTAGTCAAAGAACGTATGCTATTTACTTTAATGAAATGGGTATAGTGACGGATATTAAAGTTTCAGCCTTGGACGGTTCAAAATCCTTGGAAGAAATGAATAAACAAGAAATATCAGATCGTATTGGCATACAATCTGATGATGACTCTGATTCTGGTGATTAA
- a CDS encoding WapI family immunity protein, translating to MIKLTDITNTVNLQFGIVGYEFPDSKDDWCLLKVIVQQSGNRFEKTDPALEIADLHTLYNWFNDLSKSRLPSDAMLDFTEPCFSLAFISYKNQMVTISITLSCELKPDFCFDASYDLQNDWTIVFELSKYNLVRILENLKQWIEKYPSRI from the coding sequence ATGATCAAGTTAACAGATATTACAAATACAGTAAATTTACAATTTGGTATCGTCGGTTATGAGTTCCCTGACAGCAAAGATGATTGGTGTTTACTAAAAGTCATCGTCCAACAAAGCGGTAATCGGTTTGAAAAAACCGATCCTGCTTTAGAAATCGCTGATTTACACACACTATACAATTGGTTTAATGATTTATCAAAAAGCCGATTACCAAGTGATGCTATGTTAGATTTTACAGAGCCTTGCTTTTCGCTTGCATTCATTTCTTATAAAAATCAAATGGTAACAATTTCAATTACACTTAGTTGTGAGCTTAAACCAGATTTTTGCTTTGATGCTTCCTATGATTTACAAAATGATTGGACAATTGTTTTTGAATTATCTAAATATAACCTAGTAAGGATACTTGAAAACCTAAAACAATGGATCGAAAAATATCCTTCTCGAATATAA
- the tamA gene encoding autotransporter assembly complex protein TamA produces MIATAYSYADMKLSIKGLSGELADNVDARISLIEPNKINNSPNFKRYFESEAQKALRALGYYSPSFEYFEQDPKVLTVKISPGVPVLVEELNINITGEGEQDKDFNELLEHDLPKKGDILNHGSYESFKKALLNLSLEKGYFDANMSKHQLAVSNYEHQAFWNIDFNTGQRYKFGKVSFPNVKIRKDYLANLVPFKEGEKYTAEQLSILNRRLNSTNWFNSVLVTPDFPHLSDDKTLPIEVTTSPRKRNSMDLGLGYSTDNGVHGKIGWSKPWINSRGQSFQSDLSLSSPEQMITMSYKIPLKQSPLEQYYTIQGGYKKIDNNDTYSRSYTFGALRNWDHFEGWQTALGINMLRDDFTQGYSSYKTFLYYPSLSLSRIRSDGNLLAMWGDSQRYSVEAAAESLGSDINLVRFQAQQTWIRSLKESHRFIVRGNFGIIRASNFDRVPPSFRFFAGGDRSIRGYSYQSISPEDKKGKLKGASKLITGSAEYQYNLSGSWWGALFVDSGEAIDKVDKAKFYTGSGFGIRWSSPVGPIKLDLATPLNRKDKGSIHLYIGLGSEL; encoded by the coding sequence ATGATAGCTACAGCATATTCTTATGCTGATATGAAGTTATCAATTAAAGGTTTATCTGGGGAACTTGCTGATAATGTGGATGCCCGCATTTCATTAATTGAACCAAATAAAATCAATAATTCACCTAATTTTAAGCGTTATTTTGAAAGCGAAGCACAAAAGGCCCTTCGCGCGTTGGGATATTACTCCCCAAGTTTTGAATATTTTGAACAAGATCCTAAAGTATTAACTGTTAAAATTTCGCCTGGTGTACCAGTATTAGTTGAAGAACTTAACATAAATATTACTGGGGAAGGTGAACAAGACAAAGATTTTAATGAACTGTTAGAACATGACTTGCCTAAAAAAGGCGATATTTTAAATCATGGTAGTTACGAATCTTTCAAAAAAGCATTGCTTAATTTATCGTTAGAAAAAGGATATTTTGATGCTAATATGTCAAAACATCAGTTAGCTGTATCAAATTACGAACACCAAGCTTTTTGGAATATTGATTTCAATACTGGTCAACGTTACAAATTTGGTAAAGTTAGTTTTCCAAATGTGAAAATTCGTAAAGATTATTTGGCAAATTTAGTGCCATTTAAAGAAGGTGAAAAATATACGGCAGAACAGCTATCTATATTAAACAGACGTCTTAATTCAACTAACTGGTTTAATTCTGTTCTTGTTACACCAGACTTTCCTCATCTAAGTGACGATAAAACGCTCCCCATCGAAGTGACAACTTCACCACGTAAAAGAAATAGTATGGATTTAGGGTTAGGATATTCAACGGATAATGGCGTACATGGTAAGATTGGTTGGAGTAAACCTTGGATTAATAGTCGTGGGCAAAGTTTTCAAAGTGATTTATCCCTATCATCACCCGAACAAATGATAACCATGAGTTATAAAATACCATTAAAACAATCACCTTTAGAGCAATATTATACTATCCAAGGCGGTTATAAAAAAATTGACAATAATGACACATACTCGCGTTCTTATACTTTTGGTGCATTGCGCAATTGGGATCACTTTGAAGGATGGCAAACAGCCCTAGGAATAAATATGTTACGAGATGATTTTACCCAAGGTTATTCAAGTTATAAAACATTTCTATACTATCCTTCACTTAGTCTTTCACGTATTCGAAGTGACGGTAACTTATTAGCTATGTGGGGTGACTCCCAACGTTATTCAGTTGAAGCCGCTGCAGAATCGTTAGGGTCTGATATAAATTTAGTTCGTTTTCAAGCTCAACAAACTTGGATCCGTTCATTAAAAGAATCTCATCGATTTATTGTCAGAGGGAACTTTGGGATAATTAGAGCAAGTAATTTTGATAGAGTGCCACCTTCTTTCCGATTCTTTGCTGGTGGTGATCGAAGTATTCGTGGTTACAGTTACCAATCAATTTCGCCAGAGGATAAAAAAGGTAAGCTTAAAGGTGCTTCTAAACTCATTACCGGTTCGGCAGAATATCAATATAATTTATCTGGTTCATGGTGGGGAGCACTATTTGTTGATAGTGGTGAAGCCATAGATAAAGTTGATAAAGCAAAATTTTATACAGGTAGTGGATTTGGAATTAGATGGTCATCACCTGTAGGTCCTATAAAATTAGATCTGGCGACCCCATTAAACAGAAAAGATAAAGGCTCTATTCACCTATATATTGGTTTAGGAAGCGAATTATAA
- a CDS encoding FKBP-type peptidyl-prolyl cis-trans isomerase yields the protein MKLETIDQKASYAIGLQIGQQLKDSGLSNLDLNALKFAMEDVLSGNQPALPLQELHDALRHVHEQATKEKAKQAEKIAQEGKDFLAENLKKDGIKSTESGLQYEIITVGEGALPKATDRVQVHYSGQLIDGTVFDSSIERGQPAEFPVNGVIPGWVEALQLMPEGSKWRLYIPQELAYGAQGAGASIPPYSALIFDVELLKVL from the coding sequence ATGAAATTAGAAACGATTGATCAAAAGGCAAGTTATGCTATAGGTTTACAAATTGGCCAACAATTAAAAGATTCTGGTCTAAGTAATCTAGATCTCAATGCATTAAAATTTGCAATGGAAGATGTATTATCAGGTAATCAACCTGCGCTCCCTCTGCAAGAATTACATGATGCCCTACGCCATGTACATGAACAAGCAACTAAAGAAAAGGCTAAACAAGCCGAAAAAATTGCTCAAGAAGGCAAAGATTTTCTTGCAGAAAATCTAAAAAAAGATGGCATTAAATCGACCGAATCTGGTTTACAGTATGAGATCATTACTGTTGGTGAAGGCGCGTTACCAAAAGCAACTGATCGTGTACAAGTTCATTATTCTGGCCAATTAATTGATGGCACTGTTTTTGACAGTTCTATTGAACGTGGTCAGCCTGCTGAATTTCCTGTTAATGGTGTGATACCTGGTTGGGTTGAAGCGTTACAACTTATGCCCGAAGGTTCTAAATGGCGTTTGTATATTCCGCAAGAACTCGCATATGGCGCACAAGGCGCAGGTGCTTCAATCCCTCCTTATAGTGCATTAATTTTTGATGTTGAATTATTGAAAGTTCTATAA
- the dusA gene encoding tRNA dihydrouridine(20/20a) synthase DusA, producing MDRTPLIYYVEVSLQKKINLNQFSIAPMLDLTDKHCRYFHRILTKKTLLYTEMVTTGAILFGKGDYLAFNQEEHPISLQLGGSDPKALAQCAKLVQQRGYDEINLNVGCPSDRVQNGMFGACLMGKADLVADCIEQMQDQVDIPVTVKTRIGIDDFDSYDFLRGFIDKVMPYTNTFIVHARKAWLSGLSPKENREVPPLNYERVYQLKLDYPNLTIAINGGIKTIDEIRQHLCHVDGVMVGREAYQNPLLLTHIDSQIFGADLPIIEPKAAIRALYPYLEQQLTQGAQLNHIMRHTLGIFNGCKGARQWRRYLSENAHKKGAGIEVVEQALAFIQ from the coding sequence ATGGATAGAACACCGCTTATTTATTATGTCGAGGTAAGTTTGCAAAAAAAAATCAACTTAAATCAATTCTCTATCGCGCCAATGCTGGACCTAACCGATAAACACTGTCGTTATTTTCATCGAATTTTAACCAAAAAAACGCTTTTGTATACCGAAATGGTGACAACAGGTGCAATACTATTTGGCAAAGGTGATTATTTAGCTTTCAACCAAGAAGAACACCCAATTAGTTTACAATTAGGTGGCAGTGACCCTAAAGCACTTGCGCAATGTGCAAAGTTGGTACAACAACGTGGATATGACGAAATTAATCTTAATGTAGGTTGTCCATCAGATCGTGTACAAAATGGTATGTTTGGTGCTTGTTTAATGGGGAAAGCTGATTTAGTAGCAGATTGTATTGAGCAGATGCAAGATCAGGTTGATATACCTGTCACAGTCAAAACACGAATTGGAATTGATGATTTCGATAGTTATGATTTTTTGCGTGGATTTATTGATAAAGTAATGCCTTATACTAATACTTTCATTGTGCATGCTCGCAAAGCTTGGTTATCTGGTTTAAGTCCTAAAGAAAATCGTGAAGTACCTCCACTTAATTATGAGCGTGTTTATCAGCTTAAGCTCGATTACCCAAACTTAACTATCGCCATTAATGGTGGCATAAAAACAATAGACGAGATCAGACAACACCTATGTCACGTAGATGGTGTAATGGTTGGCCGAGAAGCGTATCAAAATCCATTATTACTAACCCATATTGATTCACAGATTTTTGGAGCAGATTTGCCAATCATTGAACCGAAAGCTGCTATTCGCGCACTCTATCCTTATCTTGAACAACAATTAACCCAAGGTGCACAGCTAAACCACATCATGCGCCATACACTGGGAATCTTTAACGGTTGTAAGGGTGCAAGGCAATGGCGTCGATATCTTAGCGAAAATGCTCATAAAAAAGGTGCTGGCATTGAGGTTGTAGAACAAGCATTAGCCTTTATTCAATAA
- a CDS encoding MFS transporter, with protein MRFSWYFGWNIVVAASILTLLSSGLRMSMGVFFLPIANDLGFSRSVLSGVIAIGMLFSGIAMPIAGYLVGKYGTRFVLLLGTLIIIFSTIWSAVSRDYWNFLFSFGIALSFGTSFVGSVSFTPIVTKWFYKHRGLALFILSSGSMAGIAVMLPVFAFFIPVYGWQTTLVGFSVLFMIIAVPVALIIMKDQHTDIIDFNQANVQEPQSSIKLIEVLKTIPFWQLSFGLFTCGFSMNLLGTHGVPMLIDHGFNEMVSSNAIGMIGFVAIFSTLALGYLSDIVQRKNILVMVYLVRGIGFIALVLASNEWQLFTIAMLGGLVWAGALSTSGAITADIYGVKIVGLLSGLTYLGHQIGAMIGSWLGGWAYDNLHTHLVAFGIASLLLFIAAFSSYFLPKTHHN; from the coding sequence ATGCGTTTTTCATGGTATTTTGGTTGGAATATTGTTGTTGCTGCATCAATTTTAACATTGCTTTCCAGCGGACTTAGAATGAGCATGGGTGTTTTTTTTCTACCTATTGCTAACGATCTTGGTTTTAGTCGCAGTGTCCTTTCTGGAGTTATTGCTATTGGTATGCTTTTTTCGGGTATTGCTATGCCAATAGCTGGTTATTTGGTTGGTAAATATGGTACTCGCTTTGTTCTATTGCTTGGTACCCTGATAATCATTTTTTCAACTATTTGGTCGGCGGTGTCTCGTGATTATTGGAATTTTCTTTTTTCATTTGGCATTGCATTATCATTTGGCACATCGTTTGTTGGTTCAGTTAGTTTTACACCTATTGTGACAAAATGGTTTTACAAACATAGAGGATTAGCATTATTTATTCTATCATCAGGAAGTATGGCTGGAATAGCTGTGATGCTACCTGTGTTTGCTTTTTTCATTCCTGTATATGGTTGGCAAACCACTTTAGTTGGGTTTTCTGTTCTTTTTATGATTATAGCCGTACCAGTTGCGCTAATTATAATGAAAGATCAACATACAGATATAATTGATTTTAATCAAGCTAATGTACAAGAGCCACAATCCAGTATAAAACTTATCGAAGTATTAAAAACTATACCATTTTGGCAGCTTAGTTTTGGTCTTTTTACTTGTGGTTTTAGTATGAATTTATTAGGAACACATGGTGTTCCAATGCTTATTGACCATGGATTTAATGAAATGGTGAGTTCTAATGCAATTGGTATGATTGGTTTTGTCGCTATATTTAGTACATTAGCGCTAGGGTATCTTTCAGATATTGTCCAAAGAAAAAATATTTTAGTAATGGTTTATTTAGTTAGAGGCATCGGTTTTATTGCTTTGGTTTTAGCATCAAATGAATGGCAACTATTTACTATTGCAATGTTAGGAGGATTAGTTTGGGCTGGTGCTTTGTCCACTTCAGGAGCGATTACCGCAGATATTTATGGTGTAAAAATTGTAGGATTACTTTCTGGATTAACTTATTTAGGTCACCAAATCGGGGCTATGATTGGTTCATGGTTAGGCGGTTGGGCTTATGATAATTTACATACCCATCTTGTTGCTTTTGGTATAGCAAGTTTACTATTGTTTATCGCTGCATTTAGCTCTTATTTCTTACCAAAAACTCATCACAACTAA
- the tadA gene encoding tRNA adenosine(34) deaminase TadA has protein sequence MLDEVWMRHALMLAKKAEEIGEIPVGAVIVDENNNIIGEGFNQSILTHNPTAHAEMIALASAGEYLKNYRLINTTLYVTLEPCIMCAGAIIHSRVKRVVYGASDYKTGAAGSLIDVLAHQGINHYAEVTGGVLANECGNILSEFFKKRRLQKKALKKCCQEV, from the coding sequence ATGTTAGATGAAGTTTGGATGCGACATGCACTTATGTTAGCTAAAAAAGCTGAAGAAATTGGAGAAATTCCTGTTGGTGCAGTTATTGTTGACGAAAATAACAATATTATTGGTGAGGGATTTAATCAATCAATTCTGACGCACAACCCTACTGCTCATGCTGAAATGATAGCATTGGCCAGCGCAGGGGAGTATTTAAAAAACTATCGTTTAATTAATACCACCCTGTATGTCACATTGGAGCCCTGTATCATGTGTGCAGGTGCCATTATTCACAGTCGTGTTAAACGTGTTGTCTATGGTGCAAGTGATTATAAAACAGGTGCTGCGGGTTCGTTAATTGATGTTCTTGCACATCAGGGAATTAATCACTATGCTGAAGTAACTGGGGGCGTGTTAGCAAATGAATGTGGTAATATTTTAAGTGAATTTTTTAAAAAACGACGTTTACAAAAAAAAGCACTTAAAAAATGTTGCCAAGAAGTTTGA
- the hpt gene encoding hypoxanthine phosphoribosyltransferase encodes MKKHTLEMMISEQDIKKRVIDLGLQISQDYKDSQNELVLVGLLRGSFIFMADLSRAITVGHEVDFMTASSYGNAVVSNRDVKILKDLDEDIRDKDVLIVEDIIDTGNTLSKVMAILKLRHPRSIEICTLLDKPSRREVNVPVKYIGFSIPDEFVVGYGIDYAQHYRHLPYIGHVTLLDS; translated from the coding sequence ATGAAAAAACACACATTAGAAATGATGATATCTGAACAAGATATCAAAAAACGCGTAATTGATTTAGGTTTACAAATTAGTCAAGATTATAAAGATAGCCAAAACGAACTTGTTTTAGTTGGACTTTTGCGAGGTTCATTTATATTTATGGCCGATTTAAGTCGAGCAATCACCGTTGGTCATGAAGTCGATTTTATGACTGCATCAAGTTATGGTAATGCGGTTGTTAGTAATCGCGATGTCAAAATTTTAAAGGATTTGGATGAAGATATCCGCGATAAAGATGTATTAATTGTTGAAGATATTATTGATACGGGTAATACACTAAGTAAAGTGATGGCAATCTTAAAATTACGTCACCCACGTAGCATTGAAATTTGCACTTTACTTGACAAACCGTCACGTCGAGAAGTAAATGTACCAGTGAAATACATCGGCTTTTCTATTCCAGATGAGTTTGTAGTTGGCTATGGTATTGACTATGCTCAGCACTATCGTCACTTACCTTATATTGGTCATGTAACATTACTTGACTCTTAA
- the rep gene encoding DNA helicase Rep — MRLNSSQQQAVEYVSGPCLVLAGAGSGKTRVIINKIAYLIRVKEYLPRHIVAVTFTNKAAREMKERIAHSITKQEARGLKISTFHTLGLDIVRKEYKHLGIKSNFSLFDDHDQTALLKELTQQWLEGDKDLINQLRAMISNWKNDIVDSTIAMARAQTNKEKLFAHCYQLYEKQLKACSILDFDDLILLPTLLLKNNEEVREKWQNRIRYMLVDEYQDTNTSQYEFIKLLVGDRAKFTVVGDDDQSIYSWRGARPQNLVLLNKDFPNLEVIKLEQNYRSSGRILKVANILIENNPHIFEKKLFSELGYGETLRIISADNEDSEAEKVVNDLIGHRFANNSQYGQYAILYRGNHQSRLIEKMLTQYRIPYRISGGTSFFARIEIKDLMAYLRLLTNPDDDNAFIRIINTPKREIGPVTIQKLGEWANHRGVSLYQASHDMGLTELLSSKRMETLHTFIHWFDSLIEKSLTEPMDAIHELVHGIHYESWIYETSASPTAGQMRMRNVEQLISWLNEMLQGDDIDESMTLEQAVARFTLRDMLERNEGEEDLDQVQLMTLHASKGLEFPYVYLIGMSEGLLPHQTSIDEDNIEEERRLAYVGITRAQRELTFSFSRQRKQFGETVYVEPSRFLLELPQDDLDWQDVPNQLSPEKKMQQGQSRLAMLKAQIANAK; from the coding sequence GTGCGTTTAAATTCAAGTCAACAACAAGCCGTCGAATATGTCTCAGGTCCATGCCTTGTTTTAGCAGGTGCTGGCTCTGGCAAAACTCGGGTTATTATTAATAAAATTGCCTATTTAATTCGGGTTAAAGAGTATTTGCCAAGACATATTGTTGCTGTTACTTTTACTAATAAAGCTGCACGTGAAATGAAAGAACGTATTGCTCATTCAATCACTAAACAAGAGGCTAGGGGACTTAAAATTTCAACGTTCCATACTTTAGGACTTGATATTGTTAGAAAAGAATATAAACATTTGGGTATTAAATCCAATTTTTCATTATTTGATGACCATGATCAAACAGCATTACTGAAAGAATTAACACAGCAATGGCTTGAAGGGGATAAAGATCTAATCAATCAACTTCGCGCTATGATATCAAACTGGAAAAATGATATTGTTGATTCAACCATAGCTATGGCTCGCGCACAAACCAATAAAGAAAAGCTTTTTGCACATTGCTACCAATTATACGAAAAACAGTTAAAAGCGTGCAGCATATTGGATTTTGATGATCTTATTTTATTGCCTACATTGTTATTAAAAAATAACGAAGAAGTGCGTGAAAAATGGCAAAATCGAATACGCTATATGCTGGTAGATGAATACCAAGACACCAACACAAGTCAATATGAATTTATTAAATTACTGGTTGGCGATAGAGCCAAATTTACGGTAGTAGGAGATGATGATCAATCTATCTACTCTTGGCGTGGTGCCCGTCCACAAAATTTAGTATTACTTAATAAAGACTTCCCAAATTTAGAAGTCATTAAACTTGAACAAAATTACCGATCATCTGGTCGAATATTAAAAGTTGCTAATATTTTAATCGAAAATAATCCACACATTTTTGAAAAAAAACTTTTTTCTGAACTGGGTTATGGAGAAACATTAAGGATCATATCTGCAGATAACGAAGATTCCGAAGCAGAAAAAGTGGTAAATGACTTAATAGGGCATCGTTTTGCTAACAATAGCCAATATGGTCAATATGCCATATTATATCGAGGTAATCATCAATCACGCTTAATTGAAAAAATGCTAACGCAATACCGCATCCCATATCGAATATCAGGCGGTACTTCATTTTTTGCCCGTATTGAAATTAAAGATCTTATGGCATATTTGCGTTTATTGACCAATCCTGATGACGATAATGCCTTTATCCGTATTATTAATACTCCAAAGCGGGAAATCGGTCCAGTAACCATACAAAAACTGGGTGAGTGGGCAAATCATCGTGGAGTGAGCTTATATCAAGCGAGCCATGATATGGGGTTGACGGAGTTACTTTCAAGTAAACGTATGGAAACGTTGCATACCTTTATTCATTGGTTTGATTCATTAATTGAAAAATCACTCACTGAGCCAATGGATGCCATTCATGAACTAGTACATGGCATTCATTACGAAAGTTGGATCTATGAAACATCAGCATCACCAACAGCAGGCCAAATGCGGATGCGTAATGTTGAACAGCTAATTAGTTGGTTAAATGAGATGTTACAAGGTGATGATATTGATGAAAGTATGACCTTAGAACAGGCTGTAGCAAGATTTACTCTGCGTGATATGCTTGAACGTAATGAAGGCGAAGAAGATTTAGATCAAGTTCAGCTTATGACATTACATGCTTCAAAAGGTCTAGAATTTCCTTATGTTTATTTGATTGGCATGTCAGAAGGGCTATTACCTCATCAGACCAGTATTGATGAAGATAATATTGAAGAAGAGCGTCGTCTTGCATATGTTGGTATCACAAGAGCCCAGCGTGAGCTTACATTCTCATTTAGCCGCCAACGTAAACAGTTTGGTGAAACGGTATATGTCGAGCCAAGTCGATTCTTATTAGAATTACCTCAAGATGATTTAGATTGGCAAGATGTACCAAACCAACTATCACCAGAAAAGAAAATGCAACAAGGCCAAAGTCGGCTAGCCATGCTAAAGGCTCAAATAGCTAATGCCAAATAA
- the dapB gene encoding 4-hydroxy-tetrahydrodipicolinate reductase produces the protein MSKNIIRIAIAGAGGKMGRQLIQSVAQINGVTLGAAFEREGSSLIGSDAGELAGIGVCGIKVTDKLEQAKDQFDVLIDFTRPEGTLKHLAFCVENKKMMIIGTTGFDDAGKQAIIDAAKQISIVFAANFSVGVNLVLKLLEKATKIMGSYSDIEIIEAHHRHKVDAPSGTALAMGEAIADALNCDLKDRAVYCREGHTGERPEGAIGFATIRAGDIVGEHTAIFADIGERVEISHKASSRMTFANGAVRAALWLAKQPIGLYDMRDVLNLNSL, from the coding sequence ATGTCTAAAAATATTATTCGTATCGCTATAGCTGGCGCTGGCGGTAAAATGGGACGACAACTTATTCAATCTGTTGCGCAAATTAATGGCGTGACATTAGGTGCAGCATTTGAACGTGAAGGCTCATCTCTCATTGGCTCTGACGCAGGCGAACTTGCTGGAATTGGCGTTTGTGGAATAAAAGTAACCGACAAACTGGAGCAAGCTAAAGATCAGTTTGACGTACTCATAGATTTTACCCGCCCCGAAGGTACATTGAAACACTTAGCTTTTTGTGTCGAAAATAAAAAAATGATGATCATTGGAACGACTGGCTTTGATGATGCAGGCAAACAAGCAATTATTGATGCTGCAAAGCAAATTAGTATTGTTTTTGCTGCTAATTTTAGCGTTGGTGTAAACTTAGTACTTAAGTTACTTGAAAAAGCGACTAAAATTATGGGCAGTTATAGTGATATCGAAATCATCGAAGCACATCATCGTCATAAAGTTGATGCACCGTCAGGCACCGCTTTAGCTATGGGCGAAGCAATTGCTGATGCCCTGAATTGTGATTTGAAAGATCGAGCTGTTTATTGTCGTGAAGGACATACTGGTGAACGTCCTGAAGGAGCCATTGGCTTTGCTACCATTCGTGCAGGTGATATTGTTGGCGAACACACCGCTATCTTTGCTGATATTGGTGAACGGGTTGAAATTAGTCATAAAGCATCTAGCCGTATGACCTTTGCTAATGGTGCAGTGCGCGCAGCATTGTGGCTTGCCAAACAACCTATTGGTTTATATGACATGCGCGATGTCCTTAATTTAAATAGCTTATAA